The DNA segment CCCGCCGTCGTTCTCGTCGTACCAGTCCTCGACGTGACCGAGGCCGACGTCGTCGGCGTTCCCCCCGTCGCCCAGAGGAACGTAGAGGTAGCCATCCGGCCCGAAGAGCACGGCCCCGGCGTTGTGGTTGAACTGCGGTTCCGGCACTTCGAGCAGTCTCTCTTCGGACTCCGGGTCCGCGGTCGAGTGCTCGTCGTCCGCGGTAGTGAACTCCGCCAGGACGGCCGTGTGGTCGTAGTCCTCCGGCGTGTCATCGGTCGGCGGCGCGCTGTACCGGACGAAGAACCGTCCGTTCTCCTGAAAGTCCGGGTGGAACGCGAGTCCGAGCAACCCCCGCTCGTCGAACTCGCCCGTGCCGCCACTCACCTCCACCATCCGATCGCTCACGTCGAGGAACGGTTCGTCCCGACGCTGGAGTGGACCGCCGTCGCCGTTCGAGGCTCCTTCCAGTACGTGGATCTGGCCGAGTTGATCGACGACGAAGTATCGGTCGTCGTCACCTGGTGCGACCTCGAATCCGACAGGCGAAGTGAAACCCTCGCCGACGAGTTCGAGGCCGATCGTCGGTCCGTCGGTCACGACGTCCCCCCATTGCTCGTCGCTCCCGTCGCTGTCGTCCGTCTCGTTGTCCTCGTCGTCCTGCGCGACGCTGACGCCCGAGAGACTCGCGACCGCTCCGGTTGCGGCAGTCACTTGCAGGAAGCGCCGTCGCGACGAATTCCTGCGCCGTCGCTGTCCGTCTCGCCCGGGTGGTGAGTGGGTCATGTCTCTCTCACGTCCCGGGCGAGACGTGTCCATAAATGGACGATACCGTTCCACGCGAAATACGGGTTTTCCGCTCGTCCGTCCCCGGTAATGACGGCTTCGTCCCGTCGAACGTCGGTTGGACGACGTCGCTCGAAGGTTCAGAAACCCACCCAGCCCGTTGGCCGCGCCCGTAACGGTTGCCTACGGACGGGAGCTCGGGGCCAGCTCCCGGATCGAACGTCGGTCGGTCCAGCGGTAGCCTCGCCGAGACAAGCGGCGATTTTGGCACGCCGCTCACTCGATTGCCAGTGTGAAGAGACGTGGTGATCGAAGCGCGACCGATCGGAGACCAACGGACGGGTCGGGTTCGGCGACAGTCGTGCATCCAAACTGTTTTGGGGACCCGCGAGCACCGTCTCCTGTGCGTTCGTTCGATCGTCGTCCAGAATCGAAGCGCCCGCAATCCCGTCCGATCCCGACGCCGTCCCGGGACGTTGAGGGGCGTCGATCGGTGGGTCCGGACCGATGACCGATCCCGTTCTCTCGACCGGTGCCCTCGTCGTCTTTACCCTGATCGCTGTCACACTGATCCTGTTCGTCACGGAAGTCATCCCGACCGACGCGACCGCGATCGGCGTGCTGGTCTCGCTCGCCGTCCTCGAACCGGTGACGGGTGTGTCCGCCGGCGACGCCATCTCCGGCTTCGCCAGCACGGCGACGATAACCATCGTCGCGATGTACATGCTGAGTGCGGGTATCCAGCGGACGGGGCTCGTCCAGCGGCTGGGCCTGTCGCTCGCACGGTTCGCCCGCGGCAGCGAGACGCGGGCACTCGCTGCGACCATCGTGACTGCCGGCCCGCTCGCGGGGTTCGTCAACAACACACCGATCGTGGCCGTCTTCATCCCGATGATCTCGGAACTCGCACAGAAGACGGGAGTGTCGCCCTCGAAACTCTTGCTCCCGCTCTCGTACGCGGCCATTCTCGGGGGCACGTTGACGCTCATCGGGACGTCCACCAACCTGCTCGCGAGCGAGTTCGCGGTCGAACTCGTCGGCCGCGACCCCATCGGGTTGTTCGAGTTCAGCGCGCTGGGCGTCGTGATCCTCGTGGTCGGACTCGCCTACCTCATGACGGTCGGCCGCTGGTTGACACCCGGGCGAGCGCCCGTCGAAGGGGACCTCGTCGACGAGTTCGACCTCCAGGATCACCTCACCCAGGTTCGGGTGCGCCCCGACGCATCGGCCATCGGGTCGACCGTGGGCGAGCTCGAATCACGATCGACGGCCAAGGTTCGCATTCTCCAGTTGCGACGCGAGGACGGCCCAGAACTGACGTACGACGAGGAGAGTACGAGCGGAGCGGCCACAACCGAGCCACCGATCGAACACTCAACGACGGCGTCCAATATAGCAGGAGACACCCACACGGTCGACCGTCGCGAAGGCGACGGGGACACCACGGACCGTTCCGACGTGACGCCGGCTTCGTCGGATGCAGGTGCCGACGGCGTGGTCTCGTTCGCGTCTGTCAGCCCGGAAACGCGGATTCAGGCGGACGACGTCCTCACGGTTCACGGAACGCTGCAGGCGGTCAATCGTTTCGTCGGTACACAGGGACTCTCACAACTGCTCCGCCGATCGGTCACGGATGAGACGTTCGACGGGGCTGCGAGCGACGACGTGCTCGCGAAGGCCGTCGTCTCGCCGGAGTCGTCGTTCGCCGGTGAGCGCCTGGCCGACTCACACCTCCGGGAGGTCTACCGGACGACGGTGCTCGCGATCCGTCGAGACGGCGAATTGCTCCGCACCGATCTGGGCGAGCGGCGTCTCGAACCAGGTGACCTGCTGTTGATCCAGACCGTCCCCGAAACCATCGAGTATTTCGCCGACGGGACAGACCTGGTCGTCGTCGACGAGGACACGCTCGACCGATTGCTCGCGGACGAGTCGACCGAACGGGCGTCACTCTCGTCGAAAACGCCACTCGCGGTGGCGATCATGGCGGGCGTGATCGGCGTGGCCGCGCTCGGACTGGCGCCGATCGTCATCTCGGCACTCGCCGGCGTCTTCTGCATGGTCGTCACCGGCTGTCTCTCGACGAGCGACGCCTACGATGCGGTCTCCTGGAACGTGGTATTTCTCCTCGCGGGTGTCCTGCCGCTTGGGATCGCCCTCGAGGCGACGGGCGGGTCGGCAGTCATCGCCGAGGCGCTGGGCGGGACGGAATCCTTCCTGCCGCACGCTGGGATCCTGTTACTCTGTTACCTCGTGACGGGAATTCTCTCGAACGTCATCACCCCAGTCGCGACGATCGTGTTGATGGCGCCGATCGCCGTCGATACCGCGACGAGACTCGGCGCCGATCCGTTTTCGTTCCTGCTCGCGGTCACGTTCGCCGCGGCGACGTCGTTCTCGACGCCGGTCGGGTACCAGACCAACCTGATGGTCTACGGGCCCGGACAGTACGAGTTCACCGACTTCCTTCGGGTCGGCGGCCCGCTCCAGTTGTTGCTCTCGGTCGTCACGTCGATCGGTATCGTCGCCCTCTGGGGCGTGTAACGTCGTCGCCACGGTGCGAAACGGTGCCCGGGGCCGATGTCGTCGATAGCTGTCGTCGGTAGACGCGCTCGGCTCCCGATAGGAACCCGAACCCGGTGTCACGAGCGTCGACGGAACCCCCTACCGTGCTCGACCGACGCCGCGGACGAGGCTCGCTGAACGACGCGTGGCCAGCCCGGGGGTTCCGGGACGTGTGCGCCGCGTTCGACGGGGTCGGCGAGTCGGTCGCATCGGTCCCGATAGCCGGCGCTCAGATCGGCAGGAGCGAGACCCCGACGACGTACTCCGCCGCGATATCCAGCGCGAAGACGAGGAAGACCGCGGCGGCGACACGGTGGAGCCACCCGCCGTCGAGGCGAGCTGCGCTTCGGTCGACGACGAGGGCCGTCGCCAGGCTCACTGGGACGATGGCGAGCATCTCTCCCGCCCAGATCGCTGCGGACGCACCGTACTGGGCCGCCAGTCCGATCGTGACGAGTTGTGTCTTGTCGCCGAATTCGCCGACGACCATCATCGAGAAGGCGGGGACGAACCCGCGGTAGGCGGGGGAGACGTGTGAGTCGAGGTGCGACGAGCGGGTCGAATCGACCGCCGTTGCACCGCCGTCCGTCGTCGCACTCCCCGGCGCCACCGGCCCGGCGTCGGCGGCCGCTCCGGAAGGTGTGCGCTCCGATCCCCCACGATCGGTCGAGTCGCCGGCTCCGAGAGACCCGTACAGGAGCCACGCGGCGAAGACGACGAACAGTCCGGCGGTCACGGCGTCCAGCGCGGCGACGGGGAGCGCCCCCTTGAGCGCGTTCCCGAGGAGGATCTCGACGGCCGTCCAGCCGCCGAACGCCGTGGCCGCGCCAGCGACGACCATGTACGGGTTGTAGCGCGTCGCGAGGCTCGCGATCACGAGCTGGCCCTTCTCCCCCGGAAGGGCCAGAAGTTGCGCGACGAACGCCGTGACGAGGATTTCGACGAACGCACTCATCCTCGTCCACCCGCAGACCGACGTCGGTACGGAGAGCGTCTCCCGACGGCCAACGTGCGGCTACGTTCACGACACCCGTCGACGATCTCGTCCATCCGTGCGAACGGATTAGACGCAGCTAACAAAGAGGGTTGTGGTAGCTAACCCCGTCCTCGCTCGGTCCCAGCCGACGCGCCGGAACGAGTGAGGCCCACGACAGTAGCGCGGTCACACGGAGTTGTCCAGTCGCACGACAGTAGCGCGGTCACACGGAGTTGTCCAGTCGCACGACAGTAGCGCGGTCACACGATAATTTCGCAGTCACTCGTTCAGGTGAGACCGGTAGCCTTTGGGTTCGAATCCGCGACGGCAGATTATGTCCTGGCGCCCGACGGTGATGGCGCTGACCTGGTCGTCGTCTTCCATCTCGGAGACGACGTCGTCGAGGCGGTCGTGCGACCACCCGGTCTTCTCGAGAACGGTCCCGCGGTCGACCCGCCCGCCACGTTTGACGAGCAATCTGAGGATGCGATCCTCGTCGGCGAGATCACGTTCGTCGACGCCGTATTCGACCTGCTCGGCGTAGCTCAGCGTCTCTTCGTCGTCCCCGCTCGCGTCCGTCGGTCCTGCGTCGGCCTCCTCGACAGGTTCCCCAAACCTGGCGGACAGCTGGGACCAGAGGTTTTTGAGTACCATGTGTTGATCACCGTTCGCAATTGGTCGTCCTTCGACGCCCTCCTACCTTGTCCTTTTCCCCGGACTCACATATCGGTGGCGGACGTCGCCCGTCGGTGGAGACGACTCCCCTCCACGGAATGAACGCCCTGCTTGCGAAGACAGGTCGCATCCAGGGACCCGGGACGGCCAGCTGACGCGGGATCGGCCGGTTCGGACGACGAGGCGATCACCGACGGTCGCTCTCCGGGTAGGCGGCCGCGATCGACTCCAGGGCGTCGAGTGACCCCGTCGTGTGCGGCGCGACGAGGGGAGAGACACTGATTCGTCCCTCCGCGACCGACCGCCGATCGGTACCCGGCGGATCCGGAATAGTCTCGGGATCCATCGACTCCCAGACGCGGTCCTCGACCGTGATGGTCGTTCCGTCGCGCTCGGCGGTCATCTCGTAGCGCGTCGAGGGATACGTGACGTCCATCGGGAGGCCCTCACCGGCGTCCTTCGGGACGTTGACGTTCAGATACGAGGCCTCGTCGAAGACGCCACCTGCTATCGACTGCTCGATCAGGTGCCGCGTCGCCCTGACCGGTTCGGCGAAGTCCGCGGCCGTCGTCTCGACGTCGGCGAGCGTCCCATCGCCTACGGGGATGTACATCGACGTGGCGATCGCCGGCGCACCGAAGAACGCAGCTTCGACGGCGGCACTGATCGTCCCGGAGCGCCCGAGGACGTACGCGCCCAGGTTCGCCCCCTCGTTGCAGCCCGCGACCACCAGGTCCGGATCCGGGACCAGTTCGGAGAAGCCGGCGACGACACAGTCTGCGGGCGTCCCACTCACGGCGTAGCCGTCCGAGCGTTCTTCGACCGTCACCTCGTCGGAGAGGCGTCGACCCACGGCGCTCTGGTCGTCGGCCGGCGCGACGACCGTGACGTCGCCGACGGCCGCAAGCCCGTCCGCCATGGCCCGGATCCCCGGCGCGTCGATGCCGTCGTCGTTCGTCACCAGGATCTCCAGCTCGTCGTCCATACGGGTGTCGTTACGGCGAACGGCGAAAAACACGTCGGAGTCTCGATTCACCGGAGTGGCTGGCCAGGCGCCGAACCCGTCGCCGGAGTGGCTGGCCAGGTGCCGAGCCGGTCTCCGAATTAGCTGGTCACCCGCTCGATCGGGTCACGCGAGCGGATCGACGACCGTCTCCTCGTCGACGACGAGGTTGTACGCCCCCTCGTCGTCGTTCCACAGCGCCAGGGCCGACTCGAACGCGAGCAGATCGCCGTAGTCGGCCTCGAGCAGCGGCCGGTTGAGTGCCGTCTCCTTCGTCACGACGGCGTAGTGGTCGCGCGCCTCGCTACCGTCCGAGATCTTGTAGAGCGGATTCGGGTCGTCGGCCGGACCGCTCTGCGGGTTCGTAGCGGTCCGGCTGCCGGGTCCCGACGCCTCGCCGGCCTCGCTCAGCGATCGACTCACTTTGGCCGCGACGAGGTCGATGCGGTTCGAGACGTGGCGGTCCATCTCGGCCATCTTCGCCCAGCGATCCGTATCGAGCGAGACATCGTAGTATCGCGTCCCGTCCGTTCGCAGGACGCTGTAGGCGAACTGCACGTCGACGTTGACGAACTCGCCTCGTGCGTGGTCGGGATCGTCGGCGGCCTCGTCGAGACGCGATTGGACAGAGGGGACGGCGAGGTCGGGACGGACGTCGAACGACCAGCCGCGGTCGGACGGGCGCTCACCCGGCCAGAGACGAACCATGGGACCGTAGACGGTGGCCCCACGGCGTTCGTCGGCGTCGTCGAGTGCGTCTTCGGCCGCACCACCTGAATCCGCCCCTTCCAGGGCGCGCTCCACCTCGCGCAGACCGATGGCCGTCTCGCGGTCGGCGGGCGCCATCGCGAGTAGCGAGCCGTCGTCGGCGAGGCTGTCTACGTATCGCCGGGCGACCGCGACCGGCTCGTCGAGTTCGCTGAGGACGTTACACGCCAGAATCAGATCGTACGTCCCGTCGTCGGTGCCGTCGGTCGGCTCGAAGGCCTCCGCCGTCGTCCGGTGGACCGTGGCGTGCACGTTGCGGCCGGTCTCTTCGAGCATCGCCTCGAGGACATCTGCCGCGGCACTGGGTTCGACGGCGTGGTACTCGACGAGGGCATCGTCGGGAAGATACTCGAACAGGCCGAGAGCAGGTCCACCGACGCCGGCGCCCACGTCGAGCACCCGAAGGTGGCGATCGAGGAGGGCCCGTTCGGCGAGGTCGTCGAGCGCGTACTGGATCGCCGCGTAGTAGCCTGGCAGGTGGTAGATCGCGTAGCTCGCCGCGACGTCTTCGCCGTAGGTGACGGCGCCACCCTCCAGGTACTGTGCCTTCGTCCGGCGGAGCGTCGAACGCAGGAGGTCGCCCGAGGCACCCTCGTGCCAGTTCGGTCCGTAGCGCTCTGCCAGCCAGTCGTCGAGGCGTTCGGCGTACCGGGCCGGAAACTCGCGAATCGAGTCCG comes from the Halovivax cerinus genome and includes:
- the surE gene encoding 5'/3'-nucleotidase SurE, producing the protein MDDELEILVTNDDGIDAPGIRAMADGLAAVGDVTVVAPADDQSAVGRRLSDEVTVEERSDGYAVSGTPADCVVAGFSELVPDPDLVVAGCNEGANLGAYVLGRSGTISAAVEAAFFGAPAIATSMYIPVGDGTLADVETTAADFAEPVRATRHLIEQSIAGGVFDEASYLNVNVPKDAGEGLPMDVTYPSTRYEMTAERDGTTITVEDRVWESMDPETIPDPPGTDRRSVAEGRISVSPLVAPHTTGSLDALESIAAAYPESDRR
- a CDS encoding helix-turn-helix transcriptional regulator; amino-acid sequence: MVLKNLWSQLSARFGEPVEEADAGPTDASGDDEETLSYAEQVEYGVDERDLADEDRILRLLVKRGGRVDRGTVLEKTGWSHDRLDDVVSEMEDDDQVSAITVGRQDIICRRGFEPKGYRSHLNE
- a CDS encoding TMEM165/GDT1 family protein, which codes for MSAFVEILVTAFVAQLLALPGEKGQLVIASLATRYNPYMVVAGAATAFGGWTAVEILLGNALKGALPVAALDAVTAGLFVVFAAWLLYGSLGAGDSTDRGGSERTPSGAAADAGPVAPGSATTDGGATAVDSTRSSHLDSHVSPAYRGFVPAFSMMVVGEFGDKTQLVTIGLAAQYGASAAIWAGEMLAIVPVSLATALVVDRSAARLDGGWLHRVAAAVFLVFALDIAAEYVVGVSLLPI
- a CDS encoding small ribosomal subunit Rsm22 family protein translates to MTDHREAVRQNALYLRNVRPIDPDEIVEYVAGQPHPAVVRQLLREEALDLGLVERDDGTFVPVSDEPVPRRTDSIREFPARYAERLDDWLAERYGPNWHEGASGDLLRSTLRRTKAQYLEGGAVTYGEDVAASYAIYHLPGYYAAIQYALDDLAERALLDRHLRVLDVGAGVGGPALGLFEYLPDDALVEYHAVEPSAAADVLEAMLEETGRNVHATVHRTTAEAFEPTDGTDDGTYDLILACNVLSELDEPVAVARRYVDSLADDGSLLAMAPADRETAIGLREVERALEGADSGGAAEDALDDADERRGATVYGPMVRLWPGERPSDRGWSFDVRPDLAVPSVQSRLDEAADDPDHARGEFVNVDVQFAYSVLRTDGTRYYDVSLDTDRWAKMAEMDRHVSNRIDLVAAKVSRSLSEAGEASGPGSRTATNPQSGPADDPNPLYKISDGSEARDHYAVVTKETALNRPLLEADYGDLLAFESALALWNDDEGAYNLVVDEETVVDPLA
- a CDS encoding SLC13 family permease, producing the protein MTDPVLSTGALVVFTLIAVTLILFVTEVIPTDATAIGVLVSLAVLEPVTGVSAGDAISGFASTATITIVAMYMLSAGIQRTGLVQRLGLSLARFARGSETRALAATIVTAGPLAGFVNNTPIVAVFIPMISELAQKTGVSPSKLLLPLSYAAILGGTLTLIGTSTNLLASEFAVELVGRDPIGLFEFSALGVVILVVGLAYLMTVGRWLTPGRAPVEGDLVDEFDLQDHLTQVRVRPDASAIGSTVGELESRSTAKVRILQLRREDGPELTYDEESTSGAATTEPPIEHSTTASNIAGDTHTVDRREGDGDTTDRSDVTPASSDAGADGVVSFASVSPETRIQADDVLTVHGTLQAVNRFVGTQGLSQLLRRSVTDETFDGAASDDVLAKAVVSPESSFAGERLADSHLREVYRTTVLAIRRDGELLRTDLGERRLEPGDLLLIQTVPETIEYFADGTDLVVVDEDTLDRLLADESTERASLSSKTPLAVAIMAGVIGVAALGLAPIVISALAGVFCMVVTGCLSTSDAYDAVSWNVVFLLAGVLPLGIALEATGGSAVIAEALGGTESFLPHAGILLLCYLVTGILSNVITPVATIVLMAPIAVDTATRLGADPFSFLLAVTFAAATSFSTPVGYQTNLMVYGPGQYEFTDFLRVGGPLQLLLSVVTSIGIVALWGV